CCTTGGGTGTGAGAATAGACGGAAATGAACGTGATGAAGCACTGTGGCGCCGGAGATTAGGACGATCTACCTTCCTTACGCTGAGGTCGTTGTCACCTGCAAAGAATTCCTATTTGTCGCAGCTTTTAGTGCTTGGCGTCCTGTTGTtttaattccttcttttttcttgcagatctTTCCTAAACAGAGAAATCCTTTCTCTTGATATTTAGAGGAGAGGGATTTGGGCGTTTGCTACTCCTTTCATGCAATCTCATGTTTCTTCCCAATGCAGTCCGCTgtgttcatttgttttaaatcatgaaaatttcaCAGAATACTGAATGTTTTCCGTAAActaaatatcgaaaaaaagtcagataaatcaatgttttttagTTATCGACGGGTTTCCTTTGTACCACTTGAAACAGCGTCACGGAATGAGCACCTCACGATTTCTTAGCTCTGAAGGGCTTATGCCATCAACTATATTTGACAAAGGTAAGCTTTTCTGAGTGTTTGAATTTGGCTGGACATTTCTGCGTTGATAAGTGCATTTAATTCGGACAATATGACCACTGATTTGAACTAGTTCAATATTACGTAGTAGTATATATTTATTAAGGTGACGCTGATGTAGACGTATCAGAAGAGATGGAAGAGGTCAGAGAGTTGCTGTACGAAATGATCAAGAAGAATTTCCCGATGGGCGTATCTTCTTCTCATCTAGCTCAAAAGTATCACGAAGAGTAAGTGTGCACTTTGTAGGGCTGCTATACAGAAACTACTCTTACgtattttgttttagttttttttttaatttaaagatACTTTAAGATGAATTCTTAGTGTTTTCGAACAACCTCAATCTCCTGCATTAGAAATTGACTCCACGTCATGAGGCATTGAAGAAATCCTTCCATCTTCACTTCGATTTTTCTTAAACTGTACTTCATTGTTACTTGAATGGCATTATGCCGCTAAAGAGAATACTGGTGAAATTTATATCGCAGAGGGATGGTATTGGTTAAGCAAATCTTCCTTACTTTCttgaaatatggaaaaatttaaCCGCCGAATTCGAAGAAGCTGATGTGCACAAACTGAAGGTGAATTGTGTTGCTATCTAAAACTCTTTTCTGTTGTAATAATTGATTATTAGTAGTGGAAAAAGTTCTTCATTGAACAACCAGAGTACCATCAGACAAATTGATGAGCACTGCACAATAAATGGTTGGAATGACGGACTGCCAACAACACCCGCTTTAATACCTTAAGGACGAGGCTTCTGTCTACGTGGTCTATTTTACTGCAAACCTCCATCTCAGACTTATTTGTAGTACTATAGAATACGTATTGGTGGTTCCGTATTCAGTTGGAAACAGAGGGAGTCGACTATTCTTGCGAAATATCGATAGGCAGCGAAGTTAAAATTGTCGACAGAGTTGGTTCTGGACTTGACGGATGCGAGTCGGTACATTTGTTTGAAGATTGATGTCTCACTCATGTCGTGGTCCTAGATGGTTGATGTGCTATGTAACCCATAGATGGTCTCCAAAACGCGCAGTGTACATTGAGATCTGACTCGTCCTATTTTAATTCCAGGTGCTCAGGCGCTCTTCAGCCGATGATAGTTCTTAGAGTAGAGAGAATAATCAATTTCGAGGTGGTGGTTGAATACTCTGTCCATTTTTGACATGATACATGATAAAAGTGCAAGTGAAGTCATCAGTTCTGCCGGGTTCGTGTTGGCGAACCCGGCAGAACTGATGACTTCACTTGATGACTGCTGCAGAACTGATGATGAAGTTGGCGTGAGAGGCGGTTGTTGAGAATCTGGTCCGGTTGGCCATGTTGTTCTATGGTAAATTATTTGGAAATTCTGCAATACGTCGACTGTCCGGTCCTCCTTCCTCATGAGCGCTCGCTTCAGTGAACAGAAATATTTGCTTCATGACGGTTGGTTTTTGCAAGTGTAGGATTTAAGCTCACTTAAGCGGTGTTGAGTCTTTTCGAATAGATGCCAATTTCGCAATGATGTTGTAGTAGCGTACATTAAGCAGTCAAATGTTGGAATTAGTACCTGCAGGTGTCAGCAAAGCCGCCAGTTTTTGCGAACAGTGTGGTTCTGCATAGTCAAACATTGAAGGAACAATTGCACTATGCACTATCCAAGACAGTCTAGTCTGACGAGTCGTTCATGGTATGCATCCCATGTAGATGTAGCAGCTAACTGACATTTTTGTCATTGTTAGTACTGGATTAGCCTTATGTAGTAACCAGAGTGCAGACTGTTGAAGAGATTTTGTTACCTCAATACTACCAACAGTCGGTGTATAGTTGCTGGTAGTTCTATACATACCTCCTCCTCTCTTTGTGACGGAAAGATGAGGTCGATCTTGGGCCGCTGTCCAGTTTGGGTATAATCGATGATCAGGAGATGGTATATATGCGACTGTTGCAATCAAACAGTTACTCGTCAGTTCAGCACTGACCTTATCACTGACAGCGGTGATCACATTGTCTTTTACGTCGACGACTGTAATGGGATGAATCGTGCTCAGAGGTATCGTTGACATTGCAAGCAttaatccatttctttcttgtgaAGGTTGAAGTAAGTGCTCTTTATCTGTATTCATTCCGATGTGTGACactagtaagaaaaaaaaaagatggaaaataaaaaatttttttgtttgacaaAGATGATTGCGAGAGCCTTCATTGCCTTAATTaatagaatgggtttctgggTTCCTTTGGTGGGGGATTTGAAAGGACTGCTGTAATCCTACAGCAGTCCTTTCAAATCCCCCACCAAAGGAACTATACCGATGTTCTGTAGGCTTGGAGGTGGAAGCTTTCTGAGATTCTTTGGCATGCGCATTGTAGATTGCTTCAACTTCTGCGTGATCGCGATGCCATCTCTGAGCATCGTAAAGCTAAAGGTGATTTCGATCTATACGAAGGAGCCTTTCTCAAAGCGAACATGTTATCAGTAGTCGTAGATTCTACAGATGGTTTCAAATGTATGTTGCTTCGTCCGTAGTTCTATTACTGAAAATGATGTCACTGACGTAGGCGACAGTTTCATTCGGTTCAATGATAGAACACCGATCTGTTCCCCAAAGATGCGAAGTACAGTCTTTACTCGAGTGGGTGGGTGGTACCAACTGTAAGAGTTCTCGGTGAATGTTGTCAGGAACTGCTGTGTACGGATAGATTGAGATAGCTTCAGTGAGATTGAGTCGAGACAAATGACGTCTTCCATTCAGTTTGGGAAAGATGTATTCAGCTGTTGGCAGCTGGTGCTGTTGAACTACGTCGTAGACGCAGTCAGCTGGTTAGATGCCAACGAAGACGCGATCATCATCTTTGAGAGTGGCAAAATCAAATATTGACGAAGTATTTCACTTGTTCAAGCCCCATTTTGTTGAGTTCGTGTTCCTGATATTGTCCAATTAAAATAGGCATACGCTGTTTGATTATACTTCAGGTAACCTTATTAGCCGGCACAGATTGACGTTTCATGTCCGGCAGCCCCTTGATGTTACTTACTGTGTCTTCGAGAATGATTTTAAAAGGGCTTTTTTGGTAGGGTGTGAATTACTGACTGGAAATGGCATCCTTATATCAGTTGTACCATAGATCTGACGTACACCAAGATTGCCCACATAGCAGCTGAATTCAGGAAGGAAACGTCGAGAACTAGTTGCTAACGAACTCAGCAGTAGCAGGTATAATTGTGATGGACTATGTTCTGAGCGTGCACAACTACACAGTAAGAACATTCTTGAGGCCATGTAATCTTATACCTTCATTATacgaaaaaagatgaacatctataaaaaagaaaagggattCAGGTAGTTTTACGCGTATTGTAGAGTGCTCAGTGCACACTTTTAACAAGGACGCGTCATGTCATCTTATTGCAATACAGTTACCCCTACTGTACATTAATGCAGCTCATTAACATCGACAATATATAGTCTACCAAACTCAATTTCACATGCTTGATTCAGGCAAAATAACATTCTCAAGGAAGTGGGATGGTGATCCTCGGGTGCAAATGGCAGAATTCGTGCTTTTTCAACTTTGTTTGTATACAAATAGTGTCTAACGTTAGCTAGTTCTTGCTAGCGCTACCACGAGGTCGTGATACTGAactcaaaaacattttattcagGGGTTACGTATTACCTGATGAAGTATTGTTCATTTCAAAACTCTTTATGTATTCTTCGAAAGTGAAGAGGCCTCCTGATTTTGGTAATTGAAAGTGGAAAGGAGTTAGAAATGGCCCAAGTGCATCACTTTAAAATAATGGAGCGTCGATGTCTTCTGTTGCACTTTATACATATAAGTGGCTTGAGGTAGAGTCTCTTTTTCACTCCCGATATGTAAcctcattagtttttttttgtggttcctATTATTTCCTCGTAATTGGAACATGTTCTTAAGTGGCTAGaataaattctaattctaGAAGCTCTTCTTTACATCTGCATTGGCTTCTGtgagattcaaagaaggtatGGGGTGAACTGGAAATTATAGACGATGGCACTCATGTTTTTCCAGACGACCGAAACACGTCCGCTTGGAGCAGGGTCTTGAACGGTTGAGTGTGTCAAGCAGCGAAACAATGGGAATAGCAACGGTCGTCCGGTCTAGCATAAGTACTGACGTCTGTGAATCATTGTCCTAGTCAGCAGAAAAGGTTTGATATTTACGATCATGTCCGcaatccaactttttttttgactctgCATAGAAGCGGGTACAGTCacacaaaaatttgtttatgcagaaaaataaaagatttaaTCTCCATTCTTTAGTTTTCGGCAGATTCTGTTCTATTCCCTTCAATAGGAAATTACAGCCTTTAAAATCGCTCTATTGACCacaatgaaatagaaaaaaaatagatgatgACTTGTGACCGTGAATGGATATCCTTTGATCATCGTGTTGAAATTCTGCTTGTGAACTCGTACATCTCTCAACTCCTGGAGTTGCCTACCTTTCTATGTTACAGCAATTAAACAACGTCAGAATTTGGAGTCGccttcaattttctttgattcgtCCATCAGCTTTGCTCCTAAACCAGTATGTTTTCGTAATACTCGCCTGTTTGGTTCTAAGCATAGAACGAACtgcaaaattcaaatttctttcaactgGGCTACGAAAAGCAGTATACTTCTTGGTCTCCTCTCGCTACTCTTATTGTATCTACCATCGAAAGTGTCGGCCAGACTCGTTACTTTCTTGGAGGGGTATGGGCCTTGACCTCTACTTCACTAACTCATCGGTAGGGCGACACTGACTAAATTGAgccatttttcatgttttctccctgaattttttaaaatctcttcTTCATGTTGTTGTGCCTGACTAGAATTACTTCGTGGTTGTTGTTGtagcaaaattctttttcgttAGCACTATCGCCACAGTCCCATTGTCGATTATTGTCCCATCGACTGGTGTGGAAGCCGTAGTTCGCTTCTTCCGAAGAAATAATGCATCTCGTCGACACAAAACAAATGCAAGTCTTCTAAATACCCCTCTGCATCTATTCTGATTATTCTGAAACTAATGATTTTTCCCGGGAGctctttgcaattttttaattttttaagtcTATATAAATTTACGTGCGTGCATCTGTCTGAGAACGAGCAACTTGGCATGCAGCTAGACATTCTCAATTTCAACTTATGCGTTTTTGAGACCTTTCGACGAATCTTAGTTGGGTCGGAAGTGAGTAAGTTTTAGTCCGAATAAGTGGAGTGGAGAGGTCAAGGTCTGTTGGATTGAATGCTCAATCTTCTTCCAAATTCTGGTCCCATACAAAATGCTTTTGAGATCTGCAGATACACATGTAAGATGCGCATAAAATCTTTGtgtcttttgttttaaatCGTTCCATTTTCACTTTAATATGAAAGGGAGGAACCGTTAGTTATGAGCGGAACTTTCAAAGCGAAGTTCTTGTAGAATAGTGACCTCGCCAAGTTTGGATTCCGTATAAAACAGGGATTTGCTATCGAGTTCTCCAGCACTCAAGATTGCTTAATATTGCATGCTCTAACAGATGTCTGCCATGTCAGTATCTGATCTAGGAGTGAAGCTATAACCGTGTCAAAGCTTATGCTTATTGTATATGCAGGACGTGGAAACCAGCTGCCCAAATCAAATGAGTTCGAAAAAGGAAACTTAGAAGCGACAAGCGACATAGTCTAGTTCGGTACGTTAGTACGCTGGGCTCATCTCCTTCCGCGATGTTACTATTTTGCATTCTTTCCACGTGTTCTTTGTGTATTATGATCAAGCATAGGGATCCGGACGGTACTACACATTCAAACTAGAAAAGGGGTGGTTCGATCAACCATGTTCAAATATTGCGCGGTGAGACTCTGCCAAGTGATTCACTCCGggaagcgaaaagaaaaatagagctataaaaaaagaaaatggctGGCATCATCATACGTGTATTGTTAGATTTTCAGAAGCAGAGTGTAGCTGGTAGGGCATTGCTAGCATTATTCT
This window of the Necator americanus strain Aroian chromosome III, whole genome shotgun sequence genome carries:
- a CDS encoding hypothetical protein (NECATOR_CHRIII.G11310.T1), translated to MSTSRFLSSEGLMPSTIFDKGDADVDVSEEMEEVRELLYEMIKKNFPMGVSSSHLAQKYHEERPKHVRLEQGLERLSVSSSETMGIATVVRSSISTDVCESLS